The proteins below come from a single Streptococcus porcinus genomic window:
- the rlmH gene encoding 23S rRNA (pseudouridine(1915)-N(3))-methyltransferase RlmH, translated as MKVKIISVGKLKEKYLKDGITEYQKRLSRFCQFEVIELIDEKTPENASQAENTKILAKEAERIQKKIGSRDFIIALAIEGKQFPSEVFSQQITNITVQGYSNITFIIGGSLGLDASLKKRANVLMSFGLLTLPHQLMRLVLVEQIYRAFMIQEGSPYHK; from the coding sequence ATGAAAGTGAAAATAATAAGTGTGGGGAAACTCAAAGAAAAATATTTAAAAGATGGGATTACAGAATACCAAAAAAGGCTATCCCGTTTTTGTCAATTTGAAGTAATTGAACTTATTGATGAAAAGACACCTGAAAATGCTAGTCAAGCTGAGAATACAAAAATTTTAGCAAAAGAAGCTGAACGTATTCAAAAAAAGATAGGATCCAGAGATTTTATTATAGCACTTGCTATTGAAGGCAAACAATTTCCTTCAGAAGTATTTAGTCAGCAAATTACAAATATTACAGTCCAAGGTTACTCCAATATTACCTTTATTATTGGCGGTAGTTTAGGACTTGATGCTTCTTTGAAAAAAAGAGCTAATGTGTTAATGAGCTTTGGGCTACTGACTCTCCCTCACCAATTAATGCGTTTAGTTTTAGTTGAACAAATTTACCGTGCATTTATGATTCAAGAAGGGAGTCCTTATCATAAATAA